The following DNA comes from Actinomycetota bacterium.
CATTCCTGCCTACCAGTTTTCCTTGGGCCAGTGTGCTAATATTTTTAGCTAGGTTGTCTTTCTCGTATTCCGGAACAAAATCAGCGATGTTTTTTTTGCCTTCAATTTGATTTCTCCCCATCATCAGCATTTTGGCAAAACGGTAATTGGCATAATAAATGTTTCCTTGAGTATCCATCTCTGTTGCTGCAGAGGGTAGGTTATCTATCATTTCCTTATGCCTTAAATCATGGTTATGAATATCGTTGTCCTGGCCAACCCACAAAAAAGCTTCCTGTCCTTTATGATTCAAGATCCTGGACCCGTAGAAGGTTACCTCCCTAATCATGCTTTTTGTACCCATCTTTACTTGGCCTTGGACCAGGTAAGGGGGTTTTTCAACACTTTCCCATTGCCTCTTAAAGGATAGTCTACTGCTTCCGGGGATAAATTGGAGCAGCTCCTGGTGTTGAATACGGGTGCAATCAAGGTTCAGCAGCTGTTCCATAGCTTTATTAGCTATTACTATAATACCCTGTTTATCTACTACTGCTGCCGGGAAAGGCAGGTATTCAAAAATCAAGTTGTAACGTTTAAATAGAGACATTTACCTATTGCTCTATGTTATTTTTCAGGGTTGATTTATTCTCCGGATAATTTGCTTTGAAATTTATGTGCAGTATTTAAGACTATATTTTCAACATTGATTTGGGCTATAAATGCAAAAACCCTAATTTTAGAATAAAGAATCTAGTTCCCCTTCTTTTCCCCAATTACACATGTTTATTTATTTTACTACTTTTATTACAATTTTCATATAAATATTTCCAACACTGTTAATGGTTTTAGCAGTCAGCATTAAATGTTAATATAGGAAAATGAATGCTACCCAATTACTATCCTTAAACGAAAGCCTTGCCTGCAGTACCATGGAAGGTTTTATCAGAAGTTACGCTTTAAGCCTGGACCGTGATGGGGCTATAGTAGGCTTAAGCGGCGGCTTGGATTCATCAGTGGTGTTAAAATTATGCCTTAATGCCCTGGGCAGCAGCAGGGTAAAAGCAGTAATATTGCCGGAGCGGGATTCCCAAAGCGTGCATGTCAAAGACGCAGTAAATCTTTGCCGCCACTTGGGTATAGATTATATTTTAAAAAAAATTACCCTTCCTTTGTGGATGCTGGGAATATACCGCTTATACCCTCCCCCCTGGCTGTTTCCTGCTTCTTTAGTTAAAAAGTTCATAGCCAAAAAGATAGAAGACCTGGGTCCTGACCCTTTTATGTCCCGCTTGGAAGGAAGAAACAGGAAACTGGATAAGCCCTTGGCTTTCCTGAATATCAAAAACAGGATAAGGGCATCCCTGCTGCTCTATTATGCTGAAATAAACCACTATTTACTGGTAGGGACCATTAATAAAAGTGAGTGGCTAACCGGTCTATGGGTTAAATACGGGGATGGGATTGCAGACATTATGCCTTTGTCTGGAGTTTACAAAACCCAAGTGATTAAGCTGGCTAAATATCTAAATATCCCCTCCAGGTTTATAGAAAAGCCACCAACTCCCGACCTGGGGGCAGCCATAGGGGACG
Coding sequences within:
- the nadE gene encoding NAD(+) synthase, which gives rise to MNATQLLSLNESLACSTMEGFIRSYALSLDRDGAIVGLSGGLDSSVVLKLCLNALGSSRVKAVILPERDSQSVHVKDAVNLCRHLGIDYILKKITLPLWMLGIYRLYPPPWLFPASLVKKFIAKKIEDLGPDPFMSRLEGRNRKLDKPLAFLNIKNRIRASLLLYYAEINHYLLVGTINKSEWLTGLWVKYGDGIADIMPLSGVYKTQVIKLAKYLNIPSRFIEKPPTPDLGAAIGDEQLLQINYPKLDIILSGLEHNLTLSHIAEIAGISMEEVERVQNLINKSEWLRQPPMHLNL